The Helianthus annuus cultivar XRQ/B chromosome 16, HanXRQr2.0-SUNRISE, whole genome shotgun sequence genome includes a window with the following:
- the LOC110935878 gene encoding uncharacterized protein LOC110935878, whose protein sequence is MVDVVVTLQQSLALQEQFDSSAHAAGSTGFTVKMQYLLFGPRYNSGDPDTLSSTHKGRIEHSFRMFSYRDMEHATRNFSSHMLLGRGHYGEVYRGWLDKKTVSPSTSDNGLIIAVKRLDTYKLKPHMVKEVNHYSFKTDRYPYEEAATVAISTIKEHCNAIKEVHFVLLRMIFTMFG, encoded by the exons ATGGTTGATGTTGTGGTTACTCTTCAGCAATCATTGGCATTGCAGGAGCAATTTGACAGTTCTGCGCATGCTGCAGGTTCAACGGGGTTCACCGTTAAAATGCAGTATCTACTTTTCGGGCCTAGATATAACTCTG GGGACCCTGACACACTGTCATCCACCCATAAAGGGCGTATCGAGCATTCGTTTAGAATGTTTTCATACAGAGATATGGAACATGCCACTAGAAATTTCAGCAGTCACATGTTGTTGGGTCGCGGACATTATGGAGAGGTATATAGAGGTTGGCTTGATAAGAAGACTGTTTCCCCTTCAACGTCTGATAATGGACTAATCATTGCTGTTAAAAGACTTGATACATACAAGTTAAAACCTCATATGGTAAAGGAGGTAAACCATTACTCCTTCAAAACTGACAG ATACCCGTATGAAGAAGCTGCAACCGTGGCCATATCCACAATCAAAGAGCATTGCAATGCCATTAAAGAG GTTCATTTTGTGCTTTTGCGGATGATATTTACAATGTTTGGTTGA